The genomic segment CCCCCACTACCACTAGATGACAGTCTTGCAGGGGGTCCCCGTGACTATAGACTGGAGAAGGAGGAAGCCTGGCCTGGCCCACCATGGTGGGCATGGTGTGTTGGGCTGACAGCGGCGAAGGAACCCTGGGCCAGAGCCTTGGCCCTGCAGTGGGTGCTCCCCGTTCCCTCCGCCCcctgagaggaaaggagagtggCTCCTGGGCGGCATGGCCTGGCTGGTGGGTCAGGGCCTGAGAGGAGCAGGAGTGGACAAGGTGTGGGTGGACATGGGGGTGAGGTCATGCCAACGTTTGCTAGGAGCACCGTGCAGAGCAGCCACTGGGCCACCCGACCCACGCGGCTTGGCTGTGGGACACTGGTCACTCGTGCTTGCACGTGGGCTCCCACTGAGGTGGCCCCGTGCAGGCTGGTGAGGTGCCCCTCCCAGCCGGGCCCAGCCCCTCTCACTATGCACAGCAGCCTCCCGGCAAGACCACGGAGGCGACAGCAACCAGAGACCAGGTAGCAACAAGGAGCAGACAGCCACTTCAGCTTGCTGCCCTGCCTCTCGGTCGCCCCCAGGTCCCTGGAAACACCCCCTCGAACCTCAGAGCCCCTTCCATCAAGGGGGGCTGCATGGATCCAGGGCCACAGGATGCCAGGCCCTCTGGAAGCTGCTGGCCTGGCGCGGCTGACCCCCGTGGGATGGCATGTGGGTGGGACCTCGAGCCAAGGACCCCAAGAGGGGAGGCTGAGAAGGCCCACCCCCCACAGGCCCAGGACCCGCTGGGGCGTGTGCTGCTTGTCCCTGCAGCCTGTCAGTGAGACCCTCATGGTCCCGGTTGGCGAGGGAATACATGGCTGTCCGGGGCAGGGTGCGGGCTCCCTCAACTCACGGCCTCAGAGGCCACCCAGCACAGCAGCACCGTCCCAGCCAGGAGGCCCCTGACTACCATGCAGAAGAAGGGCTGCTGCCCTGGGCAGGCTCAGTTCTAACTGCAAGTGGGCAAGAGAGGAGAGCCCAAGGGTGTGGGACCAGGGGACCAGGACTCACCCCCGGGGATGAGGGCCTGGCCCTCCCCGGGCTGAGCAGGGAGACAGCTCATCGGGGCTGTGGCTGACCCACTCACCCTCCTCTTTAAAGTTCTCCCAGAACGAATCCTGGAGAAGTTGGAATCAACTGAACGTGATGAGCAGGGGTGTGGAGGGGAGGCTGCAGCAGAGATGCTGACGCTCTGCCCACTGACCACCACCTGTGCTCACGACCGCCCTCTTCTCTGGATGGCTACCCTTGGCCAAATTGGACCATGTACCCGGGGGGCACAGTCAGTGACCAACCAAGGGACGTCACCTCAGGTGTAAGTTCCCGTCACAGATCCAGCCTGGGTGCTGGGCATGCAGACCCCAGCTGGCCGGGCCTCCACCTCCTCTGTGCTCTGGGCCCCTTAGCCCGGGGCACTCTCTGAGAGTGTGGCCTCCAGCCAGCATCTTCACCAAGCTCAGAGCCTGGGGCTGCAGCACCCTTAGCCGACACGCCACCTAAGCTCTGGACAAGAAGGGACACAGGACCACGGGGAGGTTGGAATTGCTTTTATTGGGGCGAGCGCGGCAGGCCCGCCGTGGTCAGGTTAGTGTTCTGCCCTCGGAGGCAGCCGAAGCCGGGTGCCTCCACCCGCCACCTCCCTGGGTTAGTGGAACATGCAAAGCTCAGTCAGAGGGTGGAGGCAGGGGTGGAGCCGCCAGGGCCCGGGCGATGGAGCAGGAGCGGGCGGCACTGGCCGGCGGCCTGGTTGGCATGGATCGCCCGGGCCGCATCCCAGGCCCACTTGGGGGCTGAGGCTccctgggagaggcaggcaggcagcaccCGGGGAAGGGTTGCCCCACAGGCCTCGGGGGGGGCGCTTGGCCCACAGTGGGCAGAAGCCTACGGGGGCCCCGCCGTACCTGGCTGGCACGCCTGAGAGCTGGGCAGTGGCGAGCCTTTCACCAGGAGGGTCTGTCTCCCACCCCAGGTCTGGGTCCTTGGGGCCTGGGGTGCAAAGGGGGACACAGAAGGCACTTACTAGGGAGCTGAGGCTAGAAGGCTGAAGCCAGAGGCCTGGGGTCTGGGGGGCCTGGCTGGGCCGGCTGGGTCTGCTCGGGGACCTCACCCTCCCGTGGGGAAGGGGCTTCCTGAGCAGCCGAGGAGAGGAAGGTGACCAGGACTCACTGCTGCCCGCGCAGAGCGAGAGGGTCAGTCCTGGAGACATAGAGGTGCTGGTCCCAACGGCCCTGCTGCTGGGGGCTACATCCGCTGCCCAGGCAGGTCGGGCTGGGGGTTGGGTGGGGCTGGTCTACAGGACTGGGGGAAGCTCACCCAGACGGAACCccctggggagatgggagggctgAGTTGGGGGGCCCACCTCTGGACCCTCCAAGGCACCTGGCTGTGGTGAGTGGCAGGTAAAGAGGAGCAGGGAGACCCGGGGGATGGGGTGGTCAGTGGGGCTGGACTGGCCCCATCCCCGGGAGACAGGCTGTCTGGACAACAGGTATATATTAATACGTTAGTCTAGTCTTTTTGGTTAAACTTTAGGCACCGCTTGGGAGGAAGACACCTTTCAACGTTAGAGAGAGACCCCAGCGCCTGGGCGGGAGGCCACATGCAGAGCGGGAGGCGGGGAGCAGGAGGGGTCAGGCTGCCGCGGACTCGGGGCCCCCCAGGGAGGAAGTGGGCCCCGAGGCATAGCGGCGGCCGTAGCCTGAGGAGGAGTAGGACGAGGAGGAGAAGGTCATGGAGAAGCCTGAGCCCGTGGCGTCGAAGCTGCCGCGACGAGAGCCAGCCCGGGAGCCGGTGCGCGAGCCGGAGCGCGAGCCTGCGGTGGAGCCGGAGCCGCTGACGCTGTAGGGGCTGTAGTAGCCCTTGCTGGACTGGGCGGCGGCCTCCAGCAGCCGCAGCCCCGTGCCCTCCTCCACCATGCTGCGGTCCAGCGCGTCCTTGTAGGAGATCTTGAGCTTGGTCTTGGGGCAGGTGAGGTACTTGGAGTACGCGCTGACGTCGCGCAGCTTCTGGGCAGTGCGGGCATCCACCGTGCCGCGCTGCAGGGCCTCATCCAGGGGCACGCGGCCCGGCATGTCGGGCTCGATCAGGCCACCCGTCAGGTACTGCACCTCCAGGAAGCGCTGCCCCGCCTCGTAGTAGAGCCAGCCCTTCTTCAGGGCCTGGGCGGCCGACATTTTGGTCTTGGTGCGCGGGTCCTCAAAGCCGCAGAAGGCCTTCTGGGCCAGGTTGATGCGGTCCACCATGATCTTGTCCACTAGGCCCTTGTTGACAGCGTCGGTGACAGGGAAGCGTTCGCCAGTGTTGGGGTCGATGATGCCCCCAGTGCAGGCCTGCGCCTCCAGCAGCCGCTGGCCCGTGATATTGTCCACCAGGTTGCGGTGCATGGCCTCTGTGATGGACACCTTCTCCAGGGTCTCGGTGTCCAGGATGCCAGCCACAGGGCCTGTCTCCTCCGTGGGGTCAGACCAGGAGGCCAGCTGGGTCCTAGAGACGGCCGGGCTGATGGGGTAGGAGGACGACGACCCCACAGAGGATGAGCGTGAGCGGAAGCCACTGGCATTGCCTGAGAGCATGTCAGCGAACTCGGTGATGGACAGTGTGCCAGCGCGGTACTGGTCCAGTGCTGAGCGGTCGATGAGACTCTTGGCGATGGCCTCATCAATGTCGTATTGGCGGCCCGAGCGGCGGTCGATGATCATGGATTTGACCACGCCATCCGAGGACGAGATGGTGATCTCCTCCCACTCACACTCTTGCTCCGACAGCTCCAGATAGGTCTGGTGGTCGATGAGGCCCTTGCGGTAGGCCTCGTACACAGACATCTCCTTGCCCGTCTCGGGGTCCACGATGACCACGCGCCGCTTGCGCACTGAGGACTTGGAGGACGTCTTCCgctccctcttcttctccttcagCGGCAGGAGCCGCAGCCCCGTCTGGGGGTCGGTGACACAGCGCTCCATCAGCTGCAGGTATGTGAGGTTCTCCTCTGTGTTGGGGTCGAAGAAGCCCTTGGTGTCATCCGAGGGGTCGGTGAGGATCTCGTTCATCTCCTCGTCGAAGAGGCCACGCTGGTAGGCCACGTCCACAGGGAGGCGGTGGCTCTCCTCGGGGTCGATGATGCCGCCTGTGGCGATCTGGGCCTCCAGCAGGCGGATGCCGTGGTCCTTGAGGATGAGGCCCTTCTTCATGGCCTGGAAGAGGGAGATGAGCTTCCCGGAGTAGGGGTCCTTGTAGCCGGTGACGGCACGCTCGGCCGACAGCAGCTTGTCCTTGAACTCGGGGCCTACGATGCCCATGCGCACGGCCTCCTCCACAGTCAGCTTGAGCCCCTTGATGGGGTCGATGACGTAGCCGGTGGCTGCCTGCGCCTCCAGGAGCTCGAAGGCCGTGCCGGGCCGGATGATGCCCTTCTTCATGGCCTGGTACACCGACAGCCGCTCCTTGGTGGCATCGACGAGGACGCCAGCGATGCTGCTGGTGCCCTCGAGGAACTTCTGCAGATTCTTGGAGACCTCCTCAATGGAGGTCAGGCCCTCCTGCAGCCGCTGCGCCGTGACCTCGTCCATGACGTGAGAGCGCACGAGTTCCTCCACTGTGATCTGCTTGCGCAGACCACGGAAGGTCAGCTTGCGGGCATCTGAGAGTGGCAGGAGGAGCAGGCCGCTGGCTTCATCGCGGCGGCAGCGCCGGAGCAGCTGTGTGTAGCTGAGGTGCTCGTCCGTGGAGGGGTCCACGTAGCTACGCACCTCACTGGGCTCTGACAGCTGGTCGTGCGTGTCCTTGTTGAGGTAACCACGCTGGTAGGCCACCTCCAGCGGGAGGTGGAAGCCCAGGCGTGGGTCCACGATGCCGCCCGTGGCCAGCTGAGCAtccagcagcctcagggcctcCTCAGCGGGGATCAGGTCCTTCTTCATGGCCTGGAAGAGCGAGATGGTCTGCTCTGTGTAGGGGTCGCGGTAGCCGGTCACAGCCCGCTCGGCTGACAGCAGCCGGTCATGCAGCTCGgggcccaccaggcccttccGCACGGCTTCATCCACGGTCAGCCGCTCACCCTTCACCGGGTCCAGCAGGAAGCCCGTGGCCGCCTGTGCCTCCAGCAGCAGGCGGGCCACCTCGGCACTCAGCAGCCCCTTCTTGAGGGCCTGGTAGATGGTGAGGGTCTGCCTGGAGCCAGGCAGGTAGACGCCGGCTACACAGCCTGTGCCGTAGAGGTAGCGCCAGGCAGACTCGGCCTCCAGCACCTCACGGAGGCTCCTGGTGCCCTCCCGGAGCAGGCTGTAGGACTCACGGGAGATGACCCGGGCCTCGTACAGGTCCTCGGCCGTGAGGCGGCGGCGCACGTAGTCATAGGACGCTAGGTTCTGCTGGCGCACAATCTCGGTCTTCTCAATGATctcaatgatgatgatgatcatGCGTTCCTTGGTCACACGGCCGGCCTGGAAGTCGGCCATCAGCTGGGCCCGCTGCTCCTCGGGGATCAGGTCAGACTGCATCACCTCCCACAGGGACATGGTGGAGCCCCCATGGCTGCCACCCCCGGGGATGTCGATCTGTGTCTCCTCGAAGGCCCTCCGCGTCTCCTCCTCGGTGTACACCCGCGTGGTCTCCACCACCTCCGCCTTCTCTGGCCCTTTCAGTGGCAGCAGCCGCAGGCCCGTCTCGGGGTCCTCCACGCAGCGCTCCATCAGCTGCCTGTACGTGAGGTTCTCGTGCGTGTTGGGGTCGAAGAAGCCCTTGGTGTCGTCGCTGGGGTCTTGTAGGATGCGGTTCATCTCCTCATCGAAGTAGCCACGCTGGTAGGCCACGTCCACAGGCACGCGGTGGCTGTGCACGGGGTCGATGATGCCACCCGTTGCGATCTGGGCCTCCAACAGGCGGATGCCGTGCTCTCTGACAACCAGGCCCTTCTTCATGGCCTGGAAGAGGGAGATGGTGCTGCCCGAGTAGGGGTCCTTGTAGCCGGTCACGGCCTTCTCGGCCGACAGCAACTTCTCATGCAGCTCGGGGCCCACGACACCGGCCTTCACGGCCTCGTGGACGTACAGGCGCTGATTCCTCACAGGGTCCACCAGGAAGCCCGTGGCCGCCTGCGCCTCAAGCAGGAGGATGGCAGTGCTGGGCCTGAGCAGACCCCGTCGCATGGCCTCGTAGATGGTCACCTTCTCCTTGGACTCCTCCAGGTAGATACCAGCCAGGCAGCCgctgccctggagaagggtcCGCACAGAGTCCAGCTCTGACAGGTCCTTGACTGATGTCTTGCCGTCCTTGAGCTGCTCAAACTGGGAGCTGCTGAGGATGCCGGCAGCCAGGAGCTCGCTGGCCGGCACTGGGGCACGGAGACCGCTAAAGGAGAGCCTCTCCCGCCGCGTGGTCTCCACCTCCTCCACGATGGTGATGACAATCTTGATGATCTTCTCCACAGTGACCTTGCCCGTGCGGAACTGCCTCAGCAGTTCCTGTCTCTGTTCAGCTGTGAAGTACTCAGAGTTGATGAGCTCCCAGATGGTCACTGCCCGGCCCTGGAAGCTGCCCACAGGGACCTCGACAGTGGCCTTCTGGAAGGCCTCACGGGCCTGGACCTCGGAGTAGAGCTCCTGCTGCCGGGCCCGGGCTGCCTCCTCTGAGAGCGGCAGCAGACTCAGTCCTGTCAGCGGGTCGGGGCGGCACTGTTGCTGGAGCTGGCTGTAGGTGGCCGGCTCCCAAGTACGGGGGTCATAGTAGGTCTTGGCGTCATCTCTGGGCGCTGAGAGAGCGGTGCTGGTTTCCTTATCCAGGTAGCCGCGGGCACAGGCGACATCCAGGGGCACACGGTGGCTCTTGCTGGGGTCCACGGTGCCCCCCGTGGACAGCTGGGCATCCAGTAGACGCAGGCCCTGCTCCCTGGGAATGAGGCCCTTCTTCAGGGCCTGGAACAGGGACACGCTCTGCCCCGAGTAGGGGTCCTTGTAGCCGGTCACAGCCTTCTCAGCCGACAACATCTTCTCGTGCAGCTCAGGACCTACCAGGCCGGCGCGTACCGCCTCGTCCACAGTCAGCCGTGTGCTGGTGGCAGGGTCGATGATGTGCCCGGTGCCAGCCTGGGCCTCGAGCAGGGCCACGGCTGCCTCCGGCTGCAGCAGCTCTTTCTTCAGAGCCTCGTAAATGCTTAGTTTCTGCCTCGACTCCTCCAGCCACACACCTGCAATGACGCCTGAGCCCCGAAGGGCCCGCCGCACACCTTCCACCTCAGCCACCTCCTGCACGGAGCGCTCACCCAGCTGCAGCTGGCGGAAGAGGTCCCAGTCGATGACCCCGCTCTCAAGCAGCTCGGCAGCAGGGACCAGGGCGCGCAGGCCCTGGAAGCAGAGCTGGCCCTTCTGCTCGTGCTCCTCGATGACGGTGATGACAATCTTGATGATCTTCTCCACGGTGACCTTGCCCGTGCGGAACTGCCGCAGGAGGTCCCGCCGCTGCTCGGCCGTGAAGTACTCGGAGTTGATGAGCTCCCAGATGGTCACCGTTTTGCCCTGGAACTTGCCAAATGGTGCTGACACAGTGGCCTTCTCAAACACGTCCCGGGCCTCCGAGTCAGTGTAGACCAGCTCACCACCCTTGGCAGCCTGATCAGTGAGTGGCAGCAGCCGCAGGCCTGTCTCGGGATCCTCCACACAGCGTTCTAGCAGCTGCATGTACGTGAGGTTCTCGTGCGTGTTGGGGTCAAAGAAGCCCTTGGTGTCATCGCTGGGGTCCTGCAGGACGCGGTTCATCTCCTCGTCGAAGTAACCACGCTGGTAGGCCACGTCCACGGGCACGCGGTGGCTGTGCACGGGGTCGATGACGCCGCCCGTGGCGATCTGGGCCTCCAGCAGGCGGATGCCGTGCTCGCGCACGATGAGGTCCTTCTTCATGGCCTGGAAGAGGGAGATCTGCTGCCCGGTGTACGGGTCCTTGTAGCCGGTGACGGCACGCTCAGCCGACAGCAGCTTGTGGTGCAGCTCGGGGCCCACGACGCCCTCCTTCACGGCTTCGGTGACAGTCAGCCGCCTGTTCCGCACTGGGTCCAGGAGGAAGCCTGAGGCCGCCTGGGCCTCAAGCAGGATGAGAGCGGTGCCCGGGCTCAGCAGCTGCCTCCTCAAGGCTGCGTAGATGGTCAGCTTCTCGTTGCCAGGCTTCAGTAGCAGCCCGGCGATACTGCTGTGGCCCTGCAGGTAGCGGCGCACATCCTCCCGCTGTGTGAGCTCGACCACCGTGGTGCGGCCCTGCGCCAGCCCCTGCAGCTCCTCTGTGCTCAGGATGCCTGCCTCCTGCAGCTGCAGGGCTGGCACCTTCTGTCTCAGGCCCTCGAAGGCATGTTCTGGCTCTGCGGCTGGGCCGTCGGCCACGTCCTGGCCATTGGGCAGGGCTCTGGTGGCCGCCGCCTGAGCAGCGGTAATCTCCTCGGAGTGGGCCAGTGCGGCCCGATGCTCCTCCTCCAGGTGCTCCAGCCGCTCACGCAGCCGGCGATTCTCCTCTGCCAGtagctgctcctgctgctgccgctgctgctccAGGAGCTGCAGCTCCTCCTGCTTGCGCCGCACACCCTCCTCAGCCTCGCGCTGCCGCCGCTGCGCCTCCTCCATGCTGGCCAGCAGCTGCTCCTTCTCCTGCTgcatctgctgctgctgtcgctGCTGCTCCTCTCGCAACTTCTGTGCCTTGGCCACCTCGTCCTGGAAGAGGCGCTCCAGCTTGGCCTTCTCTTCCTCGATGAAGCGTTCCCGCTGCAGCAGGCTGTCCTTCTCAGAGAGGAAGCTCTGCTGCAaggcctgtgtctcctgcagcagTTGCTCCTGCTGTACCGTCTGCATCTGTCAAGAGGGTAGGGAGCGGTCAGGGACACCTGGCCGGGCGCACCCTCCCCAGAGCAGACCCCACCCCAGGTCCCTGCCCTCCACTGCGAGATACCTCCTCAGACTTGAGCTGCAACAGCTCAGCCTCCTTTTTGAGCTTGTCCTTCTCGCGCTCCAGCTCTGCAATGGCCTCCCTCAGGCGATCGGCATCCCGGTCGCTCTGCTGCCGCTGGGTCTCCAGCGTCTGCACCAGCGTCACCTTCTCCTGAGTGGCAAGCTCTGTGCGGTGCAGCTTTGCGCCAATCTCCTCCGCCTGCTTCCGGAAGCGCTGGGCGTCCTCCTCCGCGCGAGCCTGGGCCCGGCTCATCTCGGCCACGCGCAGCCTGAGTCTCTCGGCCTCCGCGCTCATTTCCAGCTGCCGTTGCCGCTCAGTCTCCAGGGTCCGCTGGAAGCCTTGCGTCTCCTGTGCCAGCTGCTGAGCCATCTGCTCCTTGTCCTCCTGCAGCCGGCGGGCCTGCTCCTGGGCCAGCTCCTTCTGCTGCTGCAGCAGCTCTGCCTCGGCCTTGAGCCGCGTGGCCTCCTGTACTGCCTGCATCTTCTCCTTGAGCATCTTCTCCGCCAGGGCCCGCTGCTGAGCCAGGTCCTCCTCCGCCAGCTGCCGCAGCCGAGCCGCCTCCTGAGCCGCCACACTCAGCCGCGCGGCCTCCTCCGCCACCTGCTTCATCTTCTCGGCCTCCTCCTGCAGGAGGCGCTGCGTGTTGTCCTTGTCGCGCAGGATAAGGGCGCGGTTCTCCGCCTCGATTCGCGCCTTGAGCTTGCCGAGCTCCTCCATCTGGACGCGCACGGAGAACAGCTCCTCCTCTACCTGGCTGCGCTGGCGCGCGGCCTCCGTCACCTCCGCCTTCAGCCGCTGCAGCTCCTGGTCCAGGATGCTCTTCTGGT from the Cervus canadensis isolate Bull #8, Minnesota chromosome 12, ASM1932006v1, whole genome shotgun sequence genome contains:
- the PLEC gene encoding plectin isoform X11, producing the protein MSQQRLRVPEPEGLGHKRTSSEDNLYLAVLRASEGKKDERDRVQKKTFTKWVNKHLIKAQRHISDLYEDLRDGHNLISLLEVLSGDSLPREKGRMRFHKLQNVQIALDYLRHRQVKLVNIRNDDIADGNPKLTLGLIWTIILHFQISDIQVSGQSEDMTAKEKLLLWSQRMVEGYQGLRCDNFTSSWRDGRLFNAIIHRHKPMLIDMNKVYRQTNLENLDQAFSVAERDLGVTRLLDPEDVDVPQPDEKSIITYVSSLYDAMPRVPDVQDGVKANELQLRWQEYRELVLLLLQWIRAHTAAFEERRFPSSFEEIEILWCQFLKFKETELPAKEADKNRSKGIYQSLEGAVQAGQLKVPPGYHPLDVEKEWGKLHVAILEREKQLRSEFERLERLQRIVSKLQMEAGLCEEQLNQADALLQSDVRLLAAGKAPQRAGEVERDLDKADGMIRLLFNDVQALKDGRHPQGEQMYRRVYRLHERLVAIRTEYNLRLRGTPRHPELEDSTLRYLQDLLAWVEENQRRVDGAEWGVDLPSVEAQLGSHRGLHQSVEEFRAKIERARTDEGQLSPATRGAYRDCLGRLDLQYAKLLNSSKARLRSLESLHGFVAAATKELMWLSEKEEEEVGFDWSERNSNMAAKKEAYSALMRELELKEKKIKEIQSTGDRLLREDHPARPTVESFQAALQTQWSWMLQLCCCIEAHLKENTAYFQFFSDVREAEEQLRKLQETLNRKYTCDRSITVTRLEDLLQDAQDEKDQLNEYRGHLSGLAKRAKAIVQLTPRNPTQPTRGRVPLLAVCDYKQVEVTVHKGDECQMLGPAQPFHWKVLSGSGSEAAVPSVCFLVPPPNQEALEAVARLEAQHQALVTLWHQLHTDMKSLLAWQSLSRDVQLIRSWSLVTFRTLKPEEQRQALRNLELHYQAFLRDSQDAGGFGPEDRLQAEREYGSCSRHYQQLLQSLEQGEQEESRCQRCISELKDIRLQLEACETRTVHRLRLPLDKEPARECAQRIAEQQKAQAEVEGLGKGVARLSAEAEKVLALPEPSPAAPTLRSELELTLGKLEQVRSLSAIYLEKLKTISLVIRSTQEAEDALRTHEEQLKEAQAVPAALPELEATKAAMKKLRAQAEAQQPVFDALRDELRGAQEVGERLQQRHGERDVEVERWRERVTQLLERWQAVLAQTDVRQRELEQLGRQLRYYRESADPLGAWLQDARRRQERIQAVPLADSQAVREQLRQEKALLEEIERHAEKVEECQRFAKQYINAIKDYELQLVTYKAQLEPVASPAKKPKVQSGSESVIQEYVDLRTRYSELSTLTSQYIRFISETLRRMEEEERLAEQQRAEERERLAEVEAALEKQRQLAEAHAQAKAQAEREAQELQRRMQEEVARREEVAVDAQQQKRSIQEELQQLRQSSEAEIQAKARQVEAAERSRLRIEEEIRVVRLQLETTERQRGGAEGELQALRARAEEAEAQKRQAQEEAERLRRQVQDETQRKRQAEAELALRVKAEAEAAREKQRALQALEELRLQAEEAERRLRQAEAERARQVQVALETAQRSAQAELQSRHASFAEKTAQLERTLEEEHVTVVQLREEATRREQQQAEAERAREEAERELERWQLKANEALRLRLQAEEVAQQKSLAQAEAEKQKEAAEREARRRGKAEEQAVRQRELAEQELEKQRQLAEGTAQQRLAAEQELIRLRAETEQGEQQRQLLEEELARLQSEAAAATQKRQELEAELAKVRAEMEVLLASKARAEEESRSSSEKSKQRLEAEAGRFRELAEEAARLRALAEEAKRQRQLAEEDAARQRAEAERVLAEKLAAISEATRLKTEAEIALKEKEAENERLRRLAEDEAFQRRKLEEQAAQHKADIEERLAQLRKASESELERQKGLVEDTLRQRRQVEEEILALKASFEKAAAGKAELELELGRIRGNAEDTLRSKEQAEQEAARQRQLAAEEERRRREAEERVQKSLAAEEEAARQRKAALEEVERLKAKVEEARRLRERAEHESARQLQLAQEAAQKRLQAEEKAHAFAVQQKEQELQQTLQQEQSVLERLRGEAEAARRAAEEAEEARERAEREAAQSRQRVEEAERLKQAAEEQAQAQAQAQAAAEKLRKEAEQEAARRAQAEQAALRQKQAADAEMEKHKKFAEQTLRQKAQVEQELTALRLQLEETDHQKSILDQELQRLKAEVTEAARQRSQVEEELFSVRVQMEELGKLKARIEAENRALILRDKDNTQRLLQEEAEKMKQVAEEAARLSVAAQEAARLRQLAEEDLAQQRALAEKMLKEKMQAVQEATRLKAEAELLQQQKELAQEQARRLQEDKEQMAQQLAQETQGFQRTLETERQRQLEMSAEAERLRLRVAEMSRAQARAEEDAQRFRKQAEEIGAKLHRTELATQEKVTLVQTLETQRQQSDRDADRLREAIAELEREKDKLKKEAELLQLKSEEMQTVQQEQLLQETQALQQSFLSEKDSLLQRERFIEEEKAKLERLFQDEVAKAQKLREEQQRQQQQMQQEKEQLLASMEEAQRRQREAEEGVRRKQEELQLLEQQRQQQEQLLAEENRRLRERLEHLEEEHRAALAHSEEITAAQAAATRALPNGQDVADGPAAEPEHAFEGLRQKVPALQLQEAGILSTEELQGLAQGRTTVVELTQREDVRRYLQGHSSIAGLLLKPGNEKLTIYAALRRQLLSPGTALILLEAQAASGFLLDPVRNRRLTVTEAVKEGVVGPELHHKLLSAERAVTGYKDPYTGQQISLFQAMKKDLIVREHGIRLLEAQIATGGVIDPVHSHRVPVDVAYQRGYFDEEMNRVLQDPSDDTKGFFDPNTHENLTYMQLLERCVEDPETGLRLLPLTDQAAKGGELVYTDSEARDVFEKATVSAPFGKFQGKTVTIWELINSEYFTAEQRRDLLRQFRTGKVTVEKIIKIVITVIEEHEQKGQLCFQGLRALVPAAELLESGVIDWDLFRQLQLGERSVQEVAEVEGVRRALRGSGVIAGVWLEESRQKLSIYEALKKELLQPEAAVALLEAQAGTGHIIDPATSTRLTVDEAVRAGLVGPELHEKMLSAEKAVTGYKDPYSGQSVSLFQALKKGLIPREQGLRLLDAQLSTGGTVDPSKSHRVPLDVACARGYLDKETSTALSAPRDDAKTYYDPRTWEPATYSQLQQQCRPDPLTGLSLLPLSEEAARARQQELYSEVQAREAFQKATVEVPVGSFQGRAVTIWELINSEYFTAEQRQELLRQFRTGKVTVEKIIKIVITIVEEVETTRRERLSFSGLRAPVPASELLAAGILSSSQFEQLKDGKTSVKDLSELDSVRTLLQGSGCLAGIYLEESKEKVTIYEAMRRGLLRPSTAILLLEAQAATGFLVDPVRNQRLYVHEAVKAGVVGPELHEKLLSAEKAVTGYKDPYSGSTISLFQAMKKGLVVREHGIRLLEAQIATGGIIDPVHSHRVPVDVAYQRGYFDEEMNRILQDPSDDTKGFFDPNTHENLTYRQLMERCVEDPETGLRLLPLKGPEKAEVVETTRVYTEEETRRAFEETQIDIPGGGSHGGSTMSLWEVMQSDLIPEEQRAQLMADFQAGRVTKERMIIIIIEIIEKTEIVRQQNLASYDYVRRRLTAEDLYEARVISRESYSLLREGTRSLREVLEAESAWRYLYGTGCVAGVYLPGSRQTLTIYQALKKGLLSAEVARLLLEAQAATGFLLDPVKGERLTVDEAVRKGLVGPELHDRLLSAERAVTGYRDPYTEQTISLFQAMKKDLIPAEEALRLLDAQLATGGIVDPRLGFHLPLEVAYQRGYLNKDTHDQLSEPSEVRSYVDPSTDEHLSYTQLLRRCRRDEASGLLLLPLSDARKLTFRGLRKQITVEELVRSHVMDEVTAQRLQEGLTSIEEVSKNLQKFLEGTSSIAGVLVDATKERLSVYQAMKKGIIRPGTAFELLEAQAATGYVIDPIKGLKLTVEEAVRMGIVGPEFKDKLLSAERAVTGYKDPYSGKLISLFQAMKKGLILKDHGIRLLEAQIATGGIIDPEESHRLPVDVAYQRGLFDEEMNEILTDPSDDTKGFFDPNTEENLTYLQLMERCVTDPQTGLRLLPLKEKKRERKTSSKSSVRKRRVVIVDPETGKEMSVYEAYRKGLIDHQTYLELSEQECEWEEITISSSDGVVKSMIIDRRSGRQYDIDEAIAKSLIDRSALDQYRAGTLSITEFADMLSGNASGFRSRSSSVGSSSSYPISPAVSRTQLASWSDPTEETGPVAGILDTETLEKVSITEAMHRNLVDNITGQRLLEAQACTGGIIDPNTGERFPVTDAVNKGLVDKIMVDRINLAQKAFCGFEDPRTKTKMSAAQALKKGWLYYEAGQRFLEVQYLTGGLIEPDMPGRVPLDEALQRGTVDARTAQKLRDVSAYSKYLTCPKTKLKISYKDALDRSMVEEGTGLRLLEAAAQSSKGYYSPYSVSGSGSTAGSRSGSRTGSRAGSRRGSFDATGSGFSMTFSSSSYSSSGYGRRYASGPTSSLGGPESAAA